In a genomic window of Azospirillum brasilense:
- a CDS encoding SGNH/GDSL hydrolase family protein, with product MFKPHRHFGFVNNPAFTGCAFVVDDAVGQAMEHSFHAAVDAEGYRVTPLDFTAVERPEVWVFGCSFTFGFSVQDEETYTSILQSRFPEYRFRNFGVSGYSTFQCLLMLRRLLRSKRPAAVIYGRLYEHDRRNIVSPGWLLGLNKSEFTAEHFNADMFWQPRAVASADLELTVLRVPIIDSALAKLDPRILEGEPHHPHMISKLIVRDMAQLAKDMGFPLILADLQPGTHPLERELLRHATDLGVLVVDAELPEETPEWLALPWDNHPNAQGHRFYGDVIEPVLRAALSKGSVEGVTLPSVSDPCGELFEEQFGVSLLTTSASDATIEHHSVATVTLPPHPWRYAASLPIPAQARRGGRGTVRIVAQIRGTEVGFGVLNREGSAFLTRQCLSPAAAWQVLQLRIPDIRQAGEIIVQAWDKSIAGTAQIREISLFLSPSDDGIEMAPCTGTDTA from the coding sequence ATGTTCAAGCCTCACCGGCATTTCGGTTTCGTCAACAACCCGGCATTCACCGGTTGTGCATTCGTCGTAGACGATGCGGTGGGCCAGGCAATGGAACATTCGTTTCATGCGGCGGTCGATGCCGAAGGCTATCGGGTGACACCCCTGGATTTCACCGCGGTGGAACGGCCGGAAGTCTGGGTTTTCGGATGTTCTTTCACGTTCGGATTTTCCGTTCAGGACGAGGAAACCTATACATCCATTCTGCAAAGTCGGTTTCCGGAATATCGGTTCCGTAACTTTGGGGTGAGTGGGTACAGTACTTTCCAATGCCTGCTCATGCTACGCCGATTGCTGCGCAGCAAACGCCCTGCCGCGGTCATCTATGGACGGCTGTACGAACATGACCGCAGGAACATTGTCAGTCCGGGATGGCTGCTTGGCCTCAATAAAAGCGAATTCACCGCCGAGCATTTCAATGCGGACATGTTCTGGCAGCCTCGGGCGGTTGCGAGCGCCGACCTGGAACTTACGGTCCTCCGGGTTCCCATTATCGACAGCGCCCTGGCCAAGCTTGATCCGCGGATACTAGAGGGAGAGCCCCATCACCCTCATATGATCAGCAAGCTGATCGTTCGCGACATGGCCCAGCTTGCTAAGGATATGGGCTTTCCGTTGATCCTGGCGGACCTGCAACCGGGCACGCATCCGCTGGAGCGCGAACTGCTGAGGCACGCTACCGATCTGGGAGTTCTGGTCGTGGATGCCGAGTTGCCGGAGGAAACGCCGGAATGGCTTGCGCTGCCTTGGGATAACCATCCGAACGCGCAGGGACACCGCTTTTATGGCGACGTGATCGAGCCGGTTCTGCGCGCGGCTCTGTCCAAGGGCTCGGTGGAGGGCGTGACGTTACCGTCCGTCTCCGATCCGTGTGGGGAATTGTTCGAAGAACAGTTCGGGGTGTCGCTGCTGACGACCTCCGCCTCGGACGCAACGATCGAACACCACAGCGTGGCTACCGTCACACTGCCACCGCACCCCTGGCGTTACGCAGCCTCTCTTCCCATTCCCGCGCAAGCGCGCCGCGGGGGGCGGGGAACCGTCCGGATCGTTGCTCAAATCCGCGGGACGGAAGTCGGCTTCGGTGTGCTCAATCGCGAAGGCTCGGCCTTCCTGACCCGTCAATGCCTCAGTCCGGCTGCGGCATGGCAAGTTCTCCAACTGCGGATACCGGATATCCGGCAGGCCGGCGAGATCATTGTCCAGGCTTGGGACAAATCGATTGCCGGGACCGCTCAGATACGTGAGATATCGCTTTTCCTTTCGCCTAGCGACGATGGAATCGAAATGGCTCCTTGCACCGGAACCGACACCGCGTGA
- a CDS encoding carbamoyltransferase: MTDAVKHILGVSAFYHDSAAALLRDSEVVAAAEEERFSRRKHDRGFPDRAIKYCLSCLDDGTPLDAVVFYENLVRSTDRVVQNAVMAAPDGYELWQDAVKALFAEKFGFARRIADVVGAKVPVFAVEHHIAHAASAFFPSPFENAAILVVDGVGEWATTSIGVGQGNAIKILKEIRYPHSLGLLYAAFTYYCGFKVNSGEYKLMGLAPFGKPRYVDVIMNNIIDVKRDGSFRLNMKYFGFLRSQTIINKNFEDLFEAGRREPESSITEREADLAASIQKVTELVMMRLAIEARRITNQEHLVLAGGVALNCVANGAIWREGIFKDIWVQPAAGDAGGALGGALTAMHGHFGVPRARTASGDRQQGSRLGPRYDADAIDRAIEQIGCVGRIVADPAERHAVVADALSRGEIVGLFSGRMEFGPRALGSRSILADARLEKGQRLINQKIKFRESWRPFAPMVLREYVADYFDFDHESPYMLFVAPVSERVRRSVPALSWDGGTLDLTAAVALPRSDIPAVTHVDGSARLQTVSCQDKTDARALLEAFHKRTGCPVLVNTSFNIRGEPIVCTPLDALVCFLNTDLDLLVLEDRILFKGEQPRDLREQKPGKAYALD, encoded by the coding sequence ATGACCGATGCGGTAAAGCATATACTTGGGGTTTCTGCCTTCTATCACGATTCAGCCGCGGCCTTGCTGCGGGATTCCGAAGTTGTCGCTGCGGCTGAAGAAGAGCGCTTCTCTCGCCGTAAGCACGATCGTGGTTTTCCGGATCGCGCCATCAAATACTGCCTATCGTGTCTCGACGATGGCACTCCGCTCGATGCGGTCGTATTCTATGAAAATCTCGTGCGGTCCACCGACCGGGTGGTGCAGAACGCCGTCATGGCGGCACCCGACGGCTATGAACTTTGGCAGGACGCGGTCAAGGCACTGTTTGCCGAGAAGTTCGGCTTTGCCCGCAGGATCGCTGACGTGGTCGGTGCGAAGGTACCGGTCTTTGCCGTGGAACACCATATCGCCCACGCGGCGTCGGCCTTTTTCCCCTCACCCTTCGAGAATGCGGCAATTCTGGTTGTCGATGGCGTGGGCGAATGGGCGACCACTTCCATTGGGGTCGGCCAAGGAAACGCAATAAAAATCCTCAAGGAGATACGGTATCCGCATTCGCTCGGACTCCTCTATGCAGCTTTCACTTACTACTGTGGATTCAAAGTAAATTCCGGAGAGTACAAGTTAATGGGACTGGCTCCATTCGGGAAGCCGCGCTACGTTGATGTAATAATGAATAATATTATTGACGTAAAAAGAGATGGATCATTTCGACTCAATATGAAATATTTTGGATTTTTAAGATCTCAGACTATTATCAATAAGAATTTTGAAGATCTTTTTGAGGCGGGCCGACGCGAACCGGAAAGCAGCATCACCGAAAGGGAAGCCGACCTTGCGGCATCGATCCAAAAGGTCACCGAACTGGTCATGATGCGGCTGGCAATCGAAGCACGGCGTATAACGAACCAGGAACATCTGGTCCTTGCCGGCGGTGTGGCGCTGAATTGCGTGGCGAACGGGGCGATCTGGCGAGAGGGGATCTTCAAGGATATTTGGGTGCAGCCGGCCGCCGGGGACGCTGGCGGGGCGCTCGGCGGGGCGCTCACCGCGATGCATGGCCATTTCGGAGTGCCTCGGGCGAGAACAGCTTCGGGCGACCGCCAACAGGGCAGCCGGTTGGGCCCCCGCTACGATGCGGATGCCATCGACCGCGCCATCGAGCAGATCGGTTGCGTCGGGCGGATCGTTGCAGATCCGGCCGAGCGCCATGCGGTGGTGGCGGATGCGTTGTCCCGCGGTGAGATCGTCGGGCTGTTTTCCGGCCGGATGGAATTTGGGCCGCGCGCGCTGGGCAGTCGCTCCATTCTCGCCGATGCTCGTTTGGAAAAGGGGCAGCGCCTGATTAATCAGAAGATCAAGTTTCGCGAATCCTGGCGCCCGTTCGCTCCGATGGTGCTGCGTGAATATGTTGCGGATTATTTTGATTTTGATCACGAAAGCCCCTACATGCTGTTCGTGGCGCCGGTCAGCGAGCGGGTGCGGCGGTCGGTGCCCGCCCTTTCCTGGGATGGCGGGACGCTGGATTTGACGGCCGCGGTCGCACTGCCGCGTTCTGATATTCCGGCGGTTACCCATGTTGATGGATCGGCAAGGCTTCAGACCGTATCCTGCCAGGATAAAACAGATGCAAGAGCACTTTTGGAAGCGTTCCACAAGCGCACTGGCTGCCCCGTGCTTGTGAACACGTCGTTTAACATCCGTGGTGAACCGATCGTCTGTACGCCACTCGACGCCCTCGTTTGCTTCCTCAACACGGACCTGGATCTGCTTGTGCTCGAAGACCGGATCCTGTTCAAGGGTGAGCAACCAAGAGACCTAAGAGAACAGAAGCCGGGAAAAGCCTATGCCCTCGATTGA
- a CDS encoding FkbM family methyltransferase: MDSIFTQVPGLPDIELVDYYEEFLWYYPTCEMEAKRWCAENIKPDWTVLDVGANIGYYSILFSWLAKDGFVFSFEPTDTWSKLENNLRHHNLPNVEALRLGIGKQSGRFVDSIFKIWGQNAERLEVDFYSIDDFVEQRRLGRVDLIKIDVDSFDLEALQGAERTLRTFDPYVLVELNHALSRRNQSNAEALHWLSKQGYGSVFCVDYDNFILKKSAPVVSESSVTVYFPER, encoded by the coding sequence ATGGACAGCATTTTTACCCAGGTCCCAGGCCTCCCCGATATTGAGTTGGTTGATTATTATGAAGAATTTCTTTGGTACTATCCGACTTGCGAAATGGAAGCAAAAAGATGGTGCGCGGAGAATATAAAGCCTGACTGGACCGTTTTGGATGTTGGCGCCAACATCGGATATTATTCTATTCTTTTCTCATGGTTGGCAAAAGATGGTTTTGTGTTTTCTTTCGAGCCAACGGACACTTGGTCCAAGCTGGAGAACAATCTCCGGCATCATAATCTTCCAAACGTGGAGGCTTTGCGGCTGGGCATTGGCAAGCAATCGGGGCGGTTCGTGGATTCGATATTCAAGATTTGGGGACAGAACGCCGAGCGCCTCGAAGTGGATTTTTACTCCATAGACGACTTTGTTGAGCAACGACGACTTGGTCGTGTTGACCTTATCAAAATCGATGTCGACAGTTTTGACCTGGAGGCGCTTCAAGGTGCGGAGCGGACGCTCCGCACCTTCGACCCATATGTTCTTGTCGAATTGAATCATGCATTGAGCCGCCGCAATCAGAGCAACGCTGAAGCGTTGCATTGGCTTTCGAAACAAGGATATGGTTCCGTATTCTGTGTGGATTATGACAACTTTATCTTGAAAAAATCCGCGCCAGTTGTTAGTGAAAGCAGCGTTACCGTTTATTTCCCTGAACGCTGA
- a CDS encoding radical SAM protein, with product MPKCPAAWYELNISAPDNMVSACCYYAGEKDPWINHPIDIEGYWNSANIQTIRKINSGKKSADPNGCTTCFFFQNRSEDTIYFDTSVFPDLSEHQTANWKLLQQEYESGAVELTATPVRIYANFGFSCNLACRMCHQVPRRADNKRQVHADSILRWNKALRAAMDVTVIGGEPFALPEAISFIRQFINNPEYDNVRLSICTNGTLHHKHMETLRKKKHLHLAVSLDSIGEGYESIRVNSKWSLVERNILEFVELARKEYPQWSFQTNALVLKTGVKRLPEYARWHAKHGIVTSFYDFINFRGTEDAFYSENLLENPQLLDDIPDWSNYFEEALDIFQKSNLTVAATSLDHYWKRLTNRVEEYQATSNAGRNLRHRNHWKTQLEIRGPKDFLNTFQYILAAQRTGETPDYASDETFVRFTKVSYPRDHFLTSYMPMAVYEPGGYFRLRLSWPKLPPGVRRAHVVLRAERRGELQGTWYVQEGDDGIKAEFVGRMEAGIAKLQLAAYPVGERESVLPTEVLLDLDGATMNAVAATDRLLP from the coding sequence ATGCCCAAATGCCCGGCCGCATGGTACGAGTTGAACATTTCGGCGCCTGACAACATGGTCAGCGCTTGCTGCTATTATGCGGGTGAAAAAGACCCCTGGATCAATCACCCTATTGACATCGAGGGTTATTGGAACAGTGCGAATATACAAACCATACGCAAGATAAATTCTGGGAAAAAATCAGCGGATCCCAATGGATGCACCACATGCTTCTTTTTTCAGAACCGATCTGAAGATACTATCTATTTTGATACTTCTGTTTTCCCAGATCTCTCGGAGCACCAGACAGCAAACTGGAAACTTCTGCAGCAAGAATACGAGTCCGGAGCCGTAGAGCTGACCGCCACGCCGGTGCGGATCTACGCAAATTTCGGCTTCTCATGCAATCTAGCCTGTCGCATGTGCCATCAAGTGCCACGGCGCGCCGACAACAAACGCCAAGTACACGCCGACAGCATTTTGCGGTGGAACAAGGCTTTGCGTGCCGCCATGGACGTTACGGTCATCGGCGGCGAGCCTTTCGCGCTGCCGGAAGCCATTTCCTTCATCCGTCAGTTTATTAACAATCCGGAATACGACAATGTCCGACTGTCGATTTGCACAAATGGAACGCTCCATCACAAGCATATGGAGACTCTCCGCAAGAAGAAGCATTTGCATCTTGCCGTGAGCCTGGATTCGATTGGTGAAGGTTATGAGTCGATCCGCGTAAACAGTAAATGGTCACTGGTCGAGCGCAATATCCTTGAGTTTGTAGAACTTGCAAGAAAAGAATATCCACAATGGTCATTTCAGACCAATGCTCTTGTCCTGAAAACTGGTGTAAAACGCCTTCCTGAGTATGCCCGCTGGCATGCCAAACACGGTATTGTAACATCCTTCTACGATTTTATCAATTTCCGCGGGACGGAAGATGCGTTCTATAGCGAAAACCTGCTCGAAAACCCACAACTCTTGGACGATATTCCGGATTGGAGTAATTATTTTGAGGAAGCGCTGGACATATTCCAGAAAAGCAATCTCACCGTGGCGGCAACGTCTCTGGACCATTATTGGAAGCGCCTGACCAACCGGGTGGAGGAGTACCAGGCCACTTCGAATGCTGGCCGCAATCTGCGCCACCGCAATCACTGGAAAACGCAGCTCGAAATTCGTGGTCCAAAAGACTTCTTAAACACATTCCAGTATATTCTCGCGGCGCAGCGCACTGGTGAGACACCAGACTACGCGAGCGATGAGACTTTTGTCCGTTTCACCAAAGTCAGCTATCCGCGAGATCACTTCCTGACCTCATACATGCCCATGGCTGTTTACGAGCCCGGCGGATACTTCCGCCTTCGGCTTTCCTGGCCCAAGCTGCCGCCGGGGGTGCGGCGCGCCCATGTCGTCCTGCGCGCGGAACGTCGCGGCGAATTGCAGGGAACTTGGTATGTTCAGGAAGGCGATGACGGCATCAAGGCGGAATTCGTCGGTCGCATGGAAGCCGGCATTGCCAAGCTCCAGCTCGCAGCATATCCCGTCGGGGAGAGGGAGTCCGTGCTGCCGACTGAAGTCCTTTTGGACCTTGACGGGGCCACGATGAATGCTGTTGCGGCGACAGATCGGCTGTTGCCATAG
- a CDS encoding NAD-dependent epimerase/dehydratase family protein has protein sequence MNTTRPHRIVVTGGAGFVGSNLALLFKRDRPEAEVVAFDNLRRRGSELALERLRAGGVRFAHGDVRNPEDLEELGAFDLLLECSAEPSVHAGYDGSPAYVINTNLVGTVNCLEAARRHGADIVFLSTSRVYPIDPLRRLSLERGATRLVLPDQASGPGWSAAGISTAFPMPGSRSIYGATKLASELMIEEYGAMYGLRAVINRCGVLTGPWQMGKVDQGVVVLWAARHLYGGTLSYSGFGGEGLQVRDMLHVADLYDLLTVQVAGMDRFKSRVFNVGGGPEVSVSLAELTALCAERAGRSIPIAASPETRAADIPWYVTDNADVTQATGWRPQHLPGSIMDELFGWLDANRRILEPILL, from the coding sequence ATGAACACCACACGCCCTCACAGGATCGTCGTCACCGGAGGGGCCGGCTTCGTGGGGTCCAACCTCGCTCTTCTGTTCAAGCGCGACCGCCCCGAAGCCGAGGTCGTCGCCTTCGACAACCTGCGCCGGCGCGGCTCGGAACTGGCCTTGGAGCGTCTGCGCGCGGGCGGCGTGCGCTTCGCCCACGGCGACGTGCGCAACCCGGAGGATCTGGAGGAACTCGGAGCCTTCGACCTGCTGCTGGAATGCTCCGCCGAACCGTCGGTGCACGCCGGCTATGACGGCAGCCCGGCCTATGTCATCAACACCAACCTCGTCGGCACGGTGAACTGCCTGGAGGCGGCGCGGCGCCACGGCGCCGACATAGTGTTCCTGTCCACCAGCCGCGTCTACCCGATCGACCCGTTGCGCCGGCTGTCGCTGGAGCGGGGTGCCACCCGGCTGGTACTGCCGGACCAGGCCAGCGGGCCGGGCTGGTCGGCGGCCGGAATCTCCACAGCCTTCCCGATGCCGGGCAGCCGGTCCATCTACGGCGCCACCAAGCTGGCATCGGAACTGATGATCGAGGAATACGGCGCCATGTACGGCCTGCGCGCCGTCATCAACCGGTGCGGCGTGCTGACCGGCCCCTGGCAGATGGGCAAGGTCGACCAGGGCGTCGTCGTGCTGTGGGCGGCCCGGCACCTGTATGGTGGCACCCTGTCCTACAGCGGCTTCGGCGGCGAAGGGCTCCAAGTGCGCGACATGCTGCACGTCGCCGACCTGTATGATCTGCTGACGGTGCAGGTGGCCGGCATGGACCGGTTCAAGAGCCGCGTCTTCAACGTGGGTGGCGGGCCGGAGGTGAGCGTCTCGCTGGCCGAGCTGACCGCACTCTGCGCGGAGCGGGCGGGCCGGAGCATCCCCATCGCCGCCAGTCCGGAAACCCGCGCCGCCGACATTCCCTGGTACGTGACCGACAACGCAGACGTCACGCAGGCGACCGGCTGGCGTCCGCAACACCTCCCCGGTTCCATCATGGACGAACTGTTCGGCTGGCTGGACGCCAACCGGCGCATCCTGGAACCTATTCTGTTATAG
- a CDS encoding NAD-dependent epimerase/dehydratase family protein, with product MSVVIVTGSAGLIGAEAVGFFAEKGFDVVGVDNDMRRYFFGDEASTAWSRERLEKRHPSYSHVTADIRDQDAIDALFARYGASIALVIHTAAQPSHDWAAREPFTDFSVNANGTLNLLEAARRHCPDAPFIFTSTNKVYGDTPNALPLVELESRWELDPSHPWAAHGIPEAMSIDQTKHSLFGASKVAADVMVQEYGRYFGMKTACFRGGCLTGPGHSGAQLHGFLAYLVKCAVTGTPYRVFGYKGKQVRDNIHSFDLVNAFWHVFQAPRSAEVYNIGGGRHSNCSMAEAIAKAEQLTGRPMAWSYDETNRIGDHIWWISDIRRFQEHYPGWSLTRDIDGILAEMHAEMTDRFARQ from the coding sequence ATGTCCGTCGTCATCGTCACTGGGTCCGCCGGTTTGATCGGCGCCGAAGCCGTCGGCTTCTTCGCGGAGAAAGGGTTCGACGTCGTCGGTGTGGACAACGACATGCGCCGCTACTTCTTCGGTGACGAGGCAAGCACGGCCTGGAGCCGGGAGCGGCTGGAGAAGCGGCACCCGTCCTACAGCCATGTCACCGCGGACATCCGCGACCAGGATGCCATCGACGCGCTGTTCGCGCGCTACGGCGCCTCCATCGCGCTGGTGATCCACACGGCGGCCCAGCCCTCGCACGACTGGGCGGCGCGGGAGCCCTTCACCGACTTCTCAGTCAACGCCAACGGCACGCTGAACCTGCTGGAGGCCGCACGGCGCCATTGCCCGGACGCGCCCTTCATCTTCACCTCGACCAACAAGGTCTACGGCGACACGCCAAACGCCCTGCCGCTGGTGGAGCTGGAGAGCCGCTGGGAGCTGGACCCGTCCCACCCCTGGGCCGCCCACGGTATCCCGGAGGCGATGAGCATCGACCAGACCAAGCACAGCCTGTTCGGCGCCTCCAAGGTGGCCGCGGACGTGATGGTGCAGGAGTACGGGCGCTATTTCGGCATGAAGACCGCCTGCTTCCGCGGCGGCTGCCTGACCGGGCCGGGCCATTCCGGCGCCCAGCTCCACGGCTTCCTGGCCTATCTGGTGAAATGCGCAGTCACCGGCACGCCCTACCGGGTGTTCGGCTACAAGGGCAAGCAGGTGCGCGACAACATCCATTCCTTCGACTTGGTGAACGCCTTCTGGCATGTCTTCCAGGCGCCGCGCAGCGCGGAGGTCTACAACATCGGCGGCGGGCGCCATTCCAACTGCTCGATGGCGGAGGCCATCGCCAAGGCCGAGCAGTTGACCGGCCGCCCGATGGCCTGGAGCTACGACGAGACCAACCGGATCGGCGATCACATCTGGTGGATCAGCGACATCCGGCGTTTCCAGGAGCATTATCCGGGCTGGTCGCTGACCCGCGACATCGACGGCATCCTGGCCGAGATGCACGCCGAAATGACCGACCGGTTCGCCCGCCAGTGA
- a CDS encoding B12-binding domain-containing radical SAM protein: protein MKVLFSNPPWWIKRFEFAGDDAPASAWFSGVRAGSRWPHTNQAHSSPGNFVFGEYLPYPFFMGYAATYAAKATGAKVVFRDSIALRESYDSYFQHLRDERYEYIFIETATPCWDHDQTIVRRVKEILPDTKIVLTGAMSAKGEAVMEQFPIHAVIQGEYEKGSVRVLNGATGVLPHELLTVAEMNAAPYPYFDETIAHRYWDVNPAGQKAPQLQVWASRGCPYKCIFCVWPATMTGNDPDGTGKRSVRFYEPDYVEGMLRDLVGRYGYRSIYFDDDTFNLGDKHVLGICEVMTRIGLPWSAMCRADTIKLETWQAMRDSGCFGVKLGFESGNQWVNDNIVNKRLNLETARAAVHEIKRLGMTVHGTFTYGLPGETREQMQDTKAYIASLPLDTFQETGCGEIEGTPMSTLREKGHLDRYAGAALDEQYLYVPDGGEKMRRLSEGDLAIGADKAKSSSDYLIRQWRALGAAVIEVAADGPVALWGIGTDFFETLGQVPALKPLITEGRVRLFDGKLAGQSLDGAPVEAPAALPGFTGPVFLTPRIVSSRTAMRQDAARLGVPAAALHDLYDDAPVPAE, encoded by the coding sequence ATGAAGGTCCTGTTCAGCAATCCGCCTTGGTGGATCAAGCGGTTCGAGTTCGCGGGCGACGACGCCCCGGCCTCCGCCTGGTTCAGCGGCGTGCGCGCCGGTTCGCGGTGGCCGCACACCAACCAGGCCCACTCCTCGCCCGGCAATTTCGTGTTCGGGGAGTATCTGCCCTATCCCTTTTTCATGGGCTACGCCGCGACCTACGCCGCCAAGGCCACCGGGGCGAAGGTCGTCTTCCGCGACTCCATCGCGCTGCGCGAATCCTACGACAGCTATTTCCAGCATCTGCGGGACGAACGGTACGAGTACATCTTCATCGAGACGGCAACGCCCTGCTGGGACCACGACCAGACCATCGTGCGGCGCGTCAAGGAGATCCTGCCCGACACCAAGATCGTGCTGACCGGCGCCATGTCCGCCAAGGGCGAGGCGGTGATGGAGCAGTTCCCCATCCACGCCGTCATCCAGGGCGAGTACGAGAAGGGCAGCGTGCGCGTGCTGAACGGCGCCACCGGCGTGCTTCCCCACGAGCTGCTGACGGTGGCGGAGATGAACGCCGCGCCCTACCCCTACTTCGACGAGACTATCGCCCACCGCTATTGGGACGTGAACCCCGCCGGGCAGAAGGCGCCGCAGCTCCAGGTCTGGGCCAGCCGCGGCTGCCCCTACAAGTGCATCTTCTGCGTCTGGCCGGCGACCATGACCGGCAACGACCCGGACGGCACCGGCAAGCGCTCGGTCCGCTTCTACGAGCCGGACTATGTGGAGGGGATGCTGCGCGATCTGGTCGGACGCTACGGCTACCGGTCCATCTATTTCGACGACGATACCTTCAACCTCGGCGACAAGCACGTGCTGGGGATCTGCGAGGTGATGACCCGCATCGGCCTGCCCTGGTCGGCCATGTGCCGCGCCGACACCATCAAGCTGGAAACGTGGCAGGCCATGCGCGACAGCGGATGCTTCGGCGTCAAGCTGGGCTTCGAGAGCGGCAACCAGTGGGTCAACGACAACATCGTCAACAAGCGCCTGAACCTGGAGACCGCGCGCGCCGCGGTGCATGAGATCAAGCGGCTGGGCATGACGGTGCACGGCACCTTCACCTACGGCCTGCCGGGCGAGACGCGCGAGCAGATGCAGGACACCAAGGCCTACATCGCCAGCCTGCCGCTCGACACCTTCCAGGAGACGGGCTGCGGCGAGATCGAGGGCACGCCCATGTCCACCCTGCGGGAGAAGGGGCATCTCGACCGCTACGCGGGGGCGGCGCTCGACGAGCAGTATCTCTACGTGCCCGACGGCGGCGAGAAGATGCGCCGCCTGTCCGAAGGCGACCTCGCCATCGGGGCCGACAAGGCCAAGAGCAGCTCCGACTACCTGATCCGCCAGTGGCGCGCGCTGGGTGCCGCGGTGATCGAAGTGGCGGCGGACGGCCCGGTGGCCCTGTGGGGCATCGGCACCGACTTCTTCGAAACGTTGGGGCAGGTGCCGGCGCTGAAGCCGCTCATCACGGAGGGCCGCGTGCGGCTGTTCGACGGCAAGCTGGCCGGGCAGTCGCTGGACGGCGCCCCGGTGGAGGCCCCCGCCGCCCTGCCCGGCTTCACCGGGCCGGTCTTCCTCACGCCGCGCATCGTCTCCTCCCGCACGGCGATGCGGCAGGACGCGGCCCGGCTGGGAGTTCCCGCCGCCGCCCTGCACGACCTCTACGACGACGCGCCCGTTCCAGCGGAATGA